Proteins from a single region of Gambusia affinis linkage group LG12, SWU_Gaff_1.0, whole genome shotgun sequence:
- the cnn2 gene encoding calponin-2, with amino-acid sequence MASFNKGPAYGLSAEVKNKIAQKYDPQKEEELRIWIEDITGCPIGPDFQKGLKNGVILCDLINKLQPGSVKKINQSALNWHQLENLTNFIKAITKYGLKPHDIFEANDLFENGNMTQVQTTLLALASMAKTKGCQSRVDIGIKYADKQERMFDEEKLKAGQCVIGLQMGTNKCASQAGMNAYGTRRHLYDPKVQIQPPMDNTTISLQMGTNKGASQAGMTAPGTRRAIYDQKLGTDKCDNSTMSLQMGYSQGANQSGQNFGLGRQIYDSKYCPKAGEVPNDQNGAGSGREYFPDYHDEGYQGYQEEEQVYHDDGTDY; translated from the exons ATGGCTTCCTTCAACAAAGGTCCTGCCTATGGGTTATCTGCAGAGGTGAAAAATAAG ATTGCACAGAAGTATGACCCTCAGAAAGAAGAGGAGCTCAGGATCTGGATCGAGGACATCACTGGCTGCCCCATCGGACCAGACTTCCAAAAAGGCCTGAAAAATGGAGTCATCCTGTGCGA CCTCATCAACAAACTGCAGCCAGGCTCTGTGAAAAAGATCAACCAATCAGCTCTGAACTGGCATCAG CTGGAGAACCTGACCAACTTCATCAAAGCCATCACAAAATACGGCCTGAAGCCTCATGATATCTTTGAAGCCAACGACCTGTTTGAGAATGGCAACATGACACAGGTCCAGACGACGCTGCTCGCCCTTGCCAGCATG GCTAAGACCAAGGGCTGCCAGTCCCGGGTGGACATCGGCATTAAGTATGCAGACAAACAGGAGCGGATGTTTGACGAGGAAAAGCTGAAGGCTGGACAGTGTGTCATCGGCTTACAG ATGGGGACCAACAAGTGTGCCAGCCAGGCTGGGATGAATGCGTATGGCACCAGGAGGCATTTATATGACCCCAAGGTTCAGATCCAGCCCCCCATGGACAACACCACCATCAGCCTGCAGATGGGAACCAACAAGGGAGCAAGTCAG GCTGGGATGACCGCTCCTGGGACCAGGCGGGCCATCTATGACCAGAAACTGGGCACAGATAAGTGCGACAACAGCACCATGTCCCTGCAGATGGGGTACAGCCAGGGAGCCAATCAGAGCGGCCAGAACTTTGGTCTGGGACGGCAGATCTATGACTCCAAGTACTGCCCCAAAGCTGGAGAAGTCCCCAATGATCAGAACGGCGCTGGCAGCGGACGAGAATACTTCCCCGACTACCATGACGAAGGTTACCAGGGTTACCAGGAAGAGGAGCAGGTGTACCATGATGATGGAACAGATTATTAA